In Malus sylvestris chromosome 15, drMalSylv7.2, whole genome shotgun sequence, a single genomic region encodes these proteins:
- the LOC126605896 gene encoding hexokinase-2, chloroplastic isoform X1 yields MSAATTSPAVRSFYLRRRSPTVAMPRCRMAVRSAAVSLSPLLTKLHNDSATPLPLLRHVADSMASDMRAGLARDGGSDLKMILSYVDSLPSGNEEGLFYALDLGGTNFRVLRVQLGGKDERVIATEFDQVSIPPELMCGTSEELFDFIASGLAKFAQKEGNKFHLPTGTKREIGFTFSFPVKQTSIDSGILIKWTKGFSVSGTAGRDVVACLNEAMERKGLDMRVSALVNDTVGTLAGARYWDDDVMVAVVLGTGTNACYVERVDAIPKLQGQVSSSGRTIINTEWGAFSNGLPLTEFDRDMDAASINPGEQIFEKTISGMYLGEIVRRVLVKMAEADALFGESVLEKLSTPFLLRTPYLCAMQQDASDDLQAVGSILYNVAGVESSLSARKIVVDVCDTIVKRGGRLAGAGIVGILQKMEEDSKDLIFGKRTVVAMDGGLYENYPQYRRYLQEAVAELLGTEISKNVVIEHSKDGSGIGAALLAAANSQYI; encoded by the exons ATGTCAGCTGCTACCACGTCCCCAGCCGTTCGATCTTTCTACCTCCGGCGCCGATCACCTACGGTGGCCATGCCTCGCTGCAGGATGGCCGTCCGATCTGCTGCCGTTTCCCTATCTCCGCTGTTGACCAAGCTACACAACGACAGTGCCACTCCCCTGCCCCTCCTGCGCCACGTGGCAGACTCCATGGCCTCCGACATGCGTGCCGGGCTCGCCCGGGACGGCGGCAGCGACCTCAAGATGATACTCAGCTACGTTGATTCCCTCCCAAGCGG GAATGAGGAGGGGTTGTTTTATGCACTGGATCTTGGAGGCACAAACTTCAGGGTGCTGAGAGTACAATTAGGCGGCAAAGATGAGCGCGTGATTGCAACCGAATTCGACCAAGTTTCCATCCCCCCGGAGCTCATGTGTGGCACCTCAGAG GAACTGTTTGATTTTATTGCTTCTGGTTTGGCAAAGTTTGCACAAAAGGAGGGTAATAAATTCCACCTTCCAACTGGTACGAAAAGAGAAATTGGATTCACATTTTCGTTCCCTGTGAAGCAGACCTCCATTGATTCCGGCATACTAATTAAGTGGACAAAAGGTTTTTCCGTATCTGGAACG GCAGGAAGAGATGTGGTTGCTTGTCTGAATGAGGCTATGGAAAGGAAGGGACTCGATATGCGCGTGTCTGCTCTG GTTAACGATACTGTAGGAACTTTAGCTGGAGCAAGATATTGGGACGATGATGTCATGGTTGCTGTCGTTTTGGGTACTGGTACCAACGCTTGCTATGTTGAACGTGTAGATGCTATTCCCAAACTACAGGGCCAGGTTTCTTCTTCCGGCAGAACG ATTATCAACACTGAGTGGGGAGCATTCTCAAATGGTCTTCCTTTGACGGAATTCGATAGAGATATGGATGCTGCTAGCATCAATCCCGGTGAGCAG ATCTTTGAGAAAACAATCTCCGGAATGTACCTCGGGGAAATTGTAAGAAGAGTACTAGTAAAGATGGCTGAAGCAGATGCTTTGTTTGGTGAATCTGTCCTAGAAAAACTATCAACACCTTTTCTACTCAG GACTCCATATCTTTGCGCTATGCAGCAAGATGCATCTGATGACCTTCAAGCCGTTGGGTCAATCCTATACAATGTAGCAGGG GTTGAGTCCAGTTTAAGTGCAAGAAAGATTGTGGTGGATGTATGTGACACCATAGTGAAGCGAGGCGGGCGCTTAGCAGGTGCAGGAATAGTAGGGATACTGCAAAAGATGGAGGAGGATTCAAAAGATCTCATTTTTGGCAAGAGGACTGTTGTGGCCATGGATGGAGGGTTGTACGAAAACTATCCACAATACCGGAGGTATTTACAAGAGGCGGTGGCAGAGCTTCTAGGGACAGAGATTTCGAAGAACGTGGTGATCGAGCATTCGAAAGACGGGTCTGGTATAGGGGCCGCTCTCTTGGCTGCTGCAAATTCCCAGTACATATGA
- the LOC126605896 gene encoding hexokinase-2, chloroplastic isoform X2, giving the protein MSAATTSPAVRSFYLRRRSPTVAMPRCRMAVRSAAVSLSPLLTKLHNDSATPLPLLRHVADSMASDMRAGLARDGGSDLKMILSYVDSLPSGNEEGLFYALDLGGTNFRVLRVQLGGKDERVIATEFDQVSIPPELMCGTSEELFDFIASGLAKFAQKEGNKFHLPTGTKREIGFTFSFPVKQTSIDSGILIKWTKGFSVSGTAGRDVVACLNEAMERKGLDMRVSALVNDTVGTLAGARYWDDDVMVAVVLGTGTNACYVERVDAIPKLQGQVSSSGRTIINTEWGAFSNGLPLTEFDRDMDAASINPGEQIFEKTISGMYLGEIVRRVLVKMAEADALFGESVLEKLSTPFLLSKMHLMTFKPLGQSYTM; this is encoded by the exons ATGTCAGCTGCTACCACGTCCCCAGCCGTTCGATCTTTCTACCTCCGGCGCCGATCACCTACGGTGGCCATGCCTCGCTGCAGGATGGCCGTCCGATCTGCTGCCGTTTCCCTATCTCCGCTGTTGACCAAGCTACACAACGACAGTGCCACTCCCCTGCCCCTCCTGCGCCACGTGGCAGACTCCATGGCCTCCGACATGCGTGCCGGGCTCGCCCGGGACGGCGGCAGCGACCTCAAGATGATACTCAGCTACGTTGATTCCCTCCCAAGCGG GAATGAGGAGGGGTTGTTTTATGCACTGGATCTTGGAGGCACAAACTTCAGGGTGCTGAGAGTACAATTAGGCGGCAAAGATGAGCGCGTGATTGCAACCGAATTCGACCAAGTTTCCATCCCCCCGGAGCTCATGTGTGGCACCTCAGAG GAACTGTTTGATTTTATTGCTTCTGGTTTGGCAAAGTTTGCACAAAAGGAGGGTAATAAATTCCACCTTCCAACTGGTACGAAAAGAGAAATTGGATTCACATTTTCGTTCCCTGTGAAGCAGACCTCCATTGATTCCGGCATACTAATTAAGTGGACAAAAGGTTTTTCCGTATCTGGAACG GCAGGAAGAGATGTGGTTGCTTGTCTGAATGAGGCTATGGAAAGGAAGGGACTCGATATGCGCGTGTCTGCTCTG GTTAACGATACTGTAGGAACTTTAGCTGGAGCAAGATATTGGGACGATGATGTCATGGTTGCTGTCGTTTTGGGTACTGGTACCAACGCTTGCTATGTTGAACGTGTAGATGCTATTCCCAAACTACAGGGCCAGGTTTCTTCTTCCGGCAGAACG ATTATCAACACTGAGTGGGGAGCATTCTCAAATGGTCTTCCTTTGACGGAATTCGATAGAGATATGGATGCTGCTAGCATCAATCCCGGTGAGCAG ATCTTTGAGAAAACAATCTCCGGAATGTACCTCGGGGAAATTGTAAGAAGAGTACTAGTAAAGATGGCTGAAGCAGATGCTTTGTTTGGTGAATCTGTCCTAGAAAAACTATCAACACCTTTTCTACTCAG CAAGATGCATCTGATGACCTTCAAGCCGTTGGGTCAATCCTATACAATGTAG
- the LOC126602122 gene encoding WEB family protein At1g75720-like isoform X2 yields the protein MEKEVGGGGGGGMQVTRTRRAEIDTRQPFRSVKEAVALFGEKVLAGELYASQLKQNEANENGHGPALSRIGTVRAELEDTKQSLQKARQESELMENCLSSLKQELERTKRELQQLKEREYEKHFIETEIEDVRIVDEDSTKFTTKTQASGEEDESFEFQKKRYVTFGNPPSLSQVMIAQGGVDQTLERHHSLTKKKKKPMIPLIAGIFSKKKGSSQVAYA from the exons ATGGAGAAAGAagtaggaggaggaggaggaggaggaatgcAAGTGACGAGGACAAGGAGGGCGGAGATCGATACAAGGCAACCGTTCCGCTCCGTCAAAGAAGCAGTTGCGTTGTTCGGAGAAAAAGTTCTTGCCGGAGAGCTCTATGCCTCCCAGCTCAAACAG AACGAAGCAAATGAAAATGGGCATGGCCCCGCATTATCCAGAATTGGAACTGTGAGAGCAGAACTagaggacacaaaacaaagccTCCAAAAAGCCAGACAAGAAAGTGAGCTCATGGAAAACTGCCTCTCTTCTCTAAAACAGGAGCTCGAACGCACAAAGCGAGAGCTCCAGCAACTGAAGGAACGGGAGTACGAAAAACACTTCATCGAAACGGAGATTGAAGACGTTAGGATTGTCGACGAAGACTCGACCAAGTTTACAACCAAAACACAAGCATCTGGTGAGGAAGATGAAAGTTTTGAGTTCCAAAAGAAAAGATATGTGACATTTGGAAATCCACCTTCTCTGTCTCAAGTGATGATTGCACAAGGTGGTGTTGATCAAACATTGGAAAGACACCATTCTCtcacgaaaaagaaaaagaagcccATGATTCCTCTGATCGCAGGGATCTTTTCTAAGAAGAAAGGAAGCTCACAGGTTGCTTATGCTTGA
- the LOC126602122 gene encoding WEB family protein At1g75720-like isoform X1, producing the protein MEKEVGGGGGGGMQVTRTRRAEIDTRQPFRSVKEAVALFGEKVLAGELYASQLKQMQNEANENGHGPALSRIGTVRAELEDTKQSLQKARQESELMENCLSSLKQELERTKRELQQLKEREYEKHFIETEIEDVRIVDEDSTKFTTKTQASGEEDESFEFQKKRYVTFGNPPSLSQVMIAQGGVDQTLERHHSLTKKKKKPMIPLIAGIFSKKKGSSQVAYA; encoded by the exons ATGGAGAAAGAagtaggaggaggaggaggaggaggaatgcAAGTGACGAGGACAAGGAGGGCGGAGATCGATACAAGGCAACCGTTCCGCTCCGTCAAAGAAGCAGTTGCGTTGTTCGGAGAAAAAGTTCTTGCCGGAGAGCTCTATGCCTCCCAGCTCAAACAG ATGCAGAACGAAGCAAATGAAAATGGGCATGGCCCCGCATTATCCAGAATTGGAACTGTGAGAGCAGAACTagaggacacaaaacaaagccTCCAAAAAGCCAGACAAGAAAGTGAGCTCATGGAAAACTGCCTCTCTTCTCTAAAACAGGAGCTCGAACGCACAAAGCGAGAGCTCCAGCAACTGAAGGAACGGGAGTACGAAAAACACTTCATCGAAACGGAGATTGAAGACGTTAGGATTGTCGACGAAGACTCGACCAAGTTTACAACCAAAACACAAGCATCTGGTGAGGAAGATGAAAGTTTTGAGTTCCAAAAGAAAAGATATGTGACATTTGGAAATCCACCTTCTCTGTCTCAAGTGATGATTGCACAAGGTGGTGTTGATCAAACATTGGAAAGACACCATTCTCtcacgaaaaagaaaaagaagcccATGATTCCTCTGATCGCAGGGATCTTTTCTAAGAAGAAAGGAAGCTCACAGGTTGCTTATGCTTGA
- the LOC126606061 gene encoding uncharacterized protein LOC126606061: protein MIAFHFPEDKNTENTMLHNIQRNHSFIVQVGQETLRSQNLDPHHQPPKLNLSAMKIFNRFRKIIMKLIFTVPSRSARGTSPSGATSTSRQRNSSCDRFEPPKTSCSSYYSSHLHYNEAIADCIEFFNKSSSGQEGSLDDGEFNVMV, encoded by the coding sequence ATGATAGCATTTCATTTCCCGGAGGATAAAAACACAGAGAATACAATGCTGCATAATATTCAAAGAAACCACAGCTTCATTGTACAAGTAGGTCAAGAAACCCTCCGTAGCCAAAACTTAGACCCCCATCATCAACCTCCCAAGCTGAACTTGTCTGCGATGAAAATCTTCAATCGCTTCAGGAAGATAATAATGAAACTTATTTTTACTGTCCCGTCTCGATCGGCCCGCGGCACATCTCCGTCGGGAGCTACGAGCACTTCCAGGCAAAGGAACAGCAGCTGTGACAGATTTGAGCCTCCGAAGACTTCATGCAGTTCGTACTACTCGTCGCACTTGCATTATAACGAGGCCATCGCCGACTGCATCGAGTTCTTTAATAAGTCTTCTTCTGGCCAAGAGGGCAGTTTGGATGATGGAGAATTCAACGTTATGGTCTGA
- the LOC126601264 gene encoding uncharacterized protein LOC126601264 has translation MALFTFAPEATEPKKKATPPPNPRQKQPSSNNKKQQKPPPPSSSFSSSSSWDHIKNLLTCKQIEGSRVHDPSKNNIVGGAAAGQSGGYSKLGLSCSSICSFRDVVHGNTRVVHRADNSSPESSTLGQETGLLSRKPATRSARSNGSGSSAAYHTPSSSRGMQFRKLSGCYECHMIVDPSRCPVPRSTICACSQCGEIFPKIESLEHHQAIRHAVSELGVEDSGRNIVEIIFKSSWLKKDIPFCKIERILKVQNTQRTIQRFEDCRDAVKNRALSSTRKDPRCAADGNELLRFHCASISCTLGARGSSSLCGSVPGCGVCTVIRHGFQGKAGAGGDQGGSKGVRTTASSGRAHDSLNCTDGRRAMLVCRVIAGRVRRIADGEPPEEDGLSQLSAAAGSYDSVAGFAGMYSNLEELVVYNPRAILPCFVVIYKAMES, from the exons ATGGCTCTCTTCACTTTTGCACCAGAGGCCACAGAGCCCAAGAAGAAGGCAACGCCACCACCAAACCCCAGGCAAAAGCAGCCGTCTTCCAAcaacaaaaagcaacaaaaaccaccaccaccgtcctcctccttctcctcctcctcctcatggGACCACATCAAGAACCTCCTGACCTGTAAACAGATCGAAGGGTCGAGAGTACACGACCCATCAAAAAATAATATTGTCGGTGGCGCTGCAGCCGGCCAAAGTGGAGGCTACTCGAAGCTGGGGTTGTCCTGCAGCTCCATATGCAGCTTCAGAGATGTCGTTCATGGCAACACTAGGGTCGTTCACAGAGCTGACAACTCGTCGCCCGAGAGTAGCACGCTGGGTCAGGAAACCGGGTTGCTGTCTAGGAAACCTGCGACTCGGTCAGCTAGATCCAACGGTTCTGGTTCCTCTGCTGCTTATCATACGCCATCATCCTCCAGAGGAATGCAATTCCGGAAGCTCTCTGGGTGTTACGAGTGCCACATGATCGTTGACCCTAGCAG GTGCCCAGTTCCTAGGTCTACTATTTGTGCTTGCTCTCAGTGTGGAGAGATCTTCCCAAAGATTGAGAGTTTGGAGCATCACCAAGCAATTCGCCATGCTG TATCGGAGCTGGGGGTCGAAGATTCCGGCCGAAACATCGTGGAAATAATCTTCAAATCCAGCTGGCTCAAGAAAGACATCCCGTTCTGCAAGATCGAACGGATACTAAAGGTTCAAAACACGCAGCGCACGATCCAACGGTTCGAAGACTGCAGAGACGCAGTGAAGAACCGTGCGCTGAGCAGCACGCGAAAGGACCCCAGGTGCGCGGCAGACGGGAACGAGCTGCTGCGGTTCCACTGCGCCAGCATCTCTTGCACGCTCGGCGCACGTGGCTCGTCCAGCCTTTGTGGCTCCGTACCGGGCTGCGGAGTGTGCACGGTCATCCGTCACGGTTTTCAAGGCAAAGCCGGGGCGGGAGGTGATCAAGGTGGGAGCAAGGGAGTGCGGACCACTGCCAGCAGCGGTAGGGCCCATGATTCGTTGAATTGTACGGACGGCCGCAGGGCAATGCTGGTGTGCCGTGTCATTGCTGGCAGGGTGCGGCGCATTGCAGACGGTGAACCGCCGGAGGAGGATGGCTTGTCCCAACTGTCGGCAGCTGCTGGCTCCTATGATTCTGTAGCCGGATTCGCCGGAATGTATTCCAATCTCGAGGAACTTGTTGTTTATAATCCGAGGGCCATCCTCCCATGTTTCGTAGTCATTTACAAGGCTATGGAGTCGTGA